The following proteins are co-located in the Pyrococcus abyssi GE5 genome:
- a CDS encoding extracellular solute-binding protein — translation MKRGIYAVLLVGVLIFSVVASGCIGGTQTQTETQTPEKTQTPTTTQPSPTTTTSPTQTTSQTPTETETHTQEAECGSGKVVIWHNMQPNELQVFQSLAEEYMAMCPDVEIVFEQKPDLENALKVAIPAGQGPDLFIWAHDWIGKFAEAGLLEPIDEYITDDLLQKFAPMAREAIEYKGHYYALPFAAETVAMIYNKKIVSEPPKTFDELKEVMEKYYDPNNEKYGIAWPINAYFISAIAQAFGGYYFDDKTEQPGLDKPETIEGFKFFFENIWPYMAPTADYNTQQSIFLEGRAPIMVNGPWSIGSVKDAGIDFGVAPLPPIIKDGKEYWPRPYGGVKLIYFAAGTHNKDAAWKFVKWFTTNPEVIKQLALDLGYIPVLSEVLNDPEIKNDPVIYGFGQAVQHAYLMPKSPKMGAVWGGVQGAIDEILKDPKHADIEAILKKYQEEILKNMQG, via the coding sequence ATGAAAAGGGGTATATATGCAGTCCTTTTGGTTGGAGTCTTGATATTTAGTGTTGTGGCCAGCGGATGTATAGGAGGAACGCAGACTCAAACTGAGACTCAAACTCCAGAAAAGACCCAGACTCCAACTACTACTCAACCCTCTCCGACCACTACAACCTCACCTACTCAAACAACATCTCAAACTCCCACCGAGACGGAAACTCATACACAAGAAGCCGAATGTGGAAGTGGAAAGGTGGTTATTTGGCACAATATGCAACCAAATGAGCTTCAGGTCTTCCAAAGCTTAGCTGAGGAATACATGGCAATGTGTCCAGACGTTGAGATCGTATTTGAGCAGAAACCAGACCTCGAGAATGCTTTGAAAGTTGCTATTCCCGCTGGTCAAGGTCCCGATTTGTTTATATGGGCGCATGATTGGATTGGAAAGTTCGCCGAGGCTGGATTGTTAGAGCCAATAGATGAGTACATAACCGATGACTTACTTCAAAAGTTTGCACCAATGGCGAGAGAGGCCATTGAGTACAAGGGCCACTACTATGCCTTGCCATTCGCGGCTGAAACCGTGGCCATGATATATAATAAAAAGATTGTTAGCGAACCTCCAAAGACGTTTGACGAGCTAAAGGAGGTAATGGAGAAGTACTATGATCCAAACAATGAGAAGTACGGAATAGCATGGCCAATAAATGCTTACTTTATTTCGGCAATTGCTCAGGCCTTTGGTGGTTACTACTTCGATGACAAGACCGAGCAACCAGGACTGGATAAGCCAGAAACGATAGAAGGATTCAAGTTCTTCTTCGAAAACATATGGCCATACATGGCCCCGACTGCTGATTATAACACGCAACAGAGCATATTCCTCGAGGGCAGGGCACCTATAATGGTCAACGGACCATGGAGCATAGGAAGCGTTAAGGATGCCGGTATTGACTTTGGAGTTGCTCCGCTTCCACCAATAATTAAAGATGGAAAGGAGTATTGGCCTAGGCCCTACGGTGGTGTGAAGCTGATATACTTCGCCGCGGGAACTCACAACAAAGATGCCGCATGGAAGTTCGTGAAGTGGTTCACAACCAATCCTGAGGTTATAAAGCAACTCGCCCTTGATTTAGGGTACATTCCAGTTCTGTCCGAAGTTTTAAACGATCCGGAGATAAAGAATGATCCTGTGATTTACGGATTTGGCCAAGCAGTTCAACATGCTTACTTAATGCCAAAGAGTCCGAAGATGGGAGCCGTATGGGGAGGAGTGCAGGGGGCTATAGATGAGATACTTAAGGATCCAAAGCATGCCGACATAGAGGCTATACTCAAGAAGTACCAGGAGGAGATACTTAAGAATATGCAAGGCTGA
- a CDS encoding aldolase — translation MRNVKAKLIHYSRLAHEKGLTGSFGGNLSVRVGDYVFIKGTGSVMGELSSSQIATIKLNGEVISSVRPSSEFRLHIGVYKNREDVRAVVHLHPPYSITLSMFKEELPMLTPEAELYLSKVPVLPFKPAGSIELADQVSEAMKSYNAVILQNHGIVTVGRSLREAFYRAELVEEVARLWYQKFIAPKA, via the coding sequence ATGAGGAACGTTAAAGCGAAGTTAATTCACTATTCACGTTTGGCCCACGAAAAAGGATTAACGGGTTCATTTGGTGGTAATTTGAGCGTTAGGGTTGGAGATTACGTCTTTATAAAGGGGACTGGTTCAGTAATGGGGGAACTCTCGAGCTCGCAAATTGCCACGATAAAGCTGAACGGGGAAGTTATATCGTCGGTTAGACCTTCTTCTGAGTTCAGACTTCACATTGGTGTTTACAAGAACAGGGAAGATGTGAGGGCGGTGGTGCATCTCCATCCCCCTTATTCAATCACTTTGTCCATGTTTAAAGAAGAACTACCAATGCTGACTCCTGAGGCTGAACTTTATCTCTCTAAAGTTCCGGTCTTACCCTTCAAACCTGCGGGAAGCATTGAATTGGCCGATCAAGTTAGTGAAGCCATGAAGTCCTATAACGCCGTCATACTTCAGAATCACGGAATAGTTACTGTCGGTAGAAGTTTGAGGGAGGCATTCTATAGGGCTGAGCTGGTCGAAGAGGTTGCGAGGCTCTGGTACCAAAAGTTTATAGCTCCTAAAGCTTAG
- a CDS encoding carbohydrate ABC transporter permease: protein MKKTTIAALVLILPGITAFLFFNLWPIIYSIYLAFTNAQLGNFPVEKAGTLKFVGLENFKWILSDEKFRSAFKWTWIFVATSVTLKVLVGIGLSLLYNSKYVRGKMIYRALLIIPWALPLLFSITVWKFMFDPVFGPINQLLKSIGISNPPNWINDPFWAFLALNIIEVWLAYPFMMTVITAALQSVPDTLIEAAIIDGANYWQRFRHVILPTVSKPIAFATILTSAASFQYFMVPYLYNAGLFEDKFILLYGFRKAFGATPHYGRATAVMVIATMVLAIYMYINVKITRLQEGAKE, encoded by the coding sequence ATGAAAAAAACTACAATAGCAGCTTTAGTACTGATCTTACCAGGTATTACCGCGTTTCTGTTCTTTAACCTCTGGCCAATCATATACTCAATATATTTAGCATTTACAAATGCCCAGCTTGGCAACTTTCCAGTAGAAAAAGCTGGAACGTTAAAGTTCGTTGGATTGGAGAACTTTAAGTGGATACTAAGTGATGAAAAATTCAGAAGCGCGTTTAAGTGGACTTGGATATTCGTCGCAACTAGCGTTACCTTGAAGGTCTTAGTTGGTATTGGGTTGAGCCTGCTTTATAATAGCAAGTATGTAAGGGGGAAGATGATATATAGAGCGTTGCTTATAATTCCTTGGGCGCTTCCATTGCTATTCTCGATTACCGTTTGGAAGTTCATGTTCGACCCCGTTTTTGGACCAATCAATCAGTTATTGAAGTCAATAGGCATTAGTAACCCCCCAAATTGGATAAATGATCCTTTCTGGGCGTTTTTAGCTCTTAACATAATTGAGGTTTGGCTGGCATATCCCTTTATGATGACGGTAATAACGGCGGCTCTTCAGTCCGTGCCAGATACGTTAATCGAAGCCGCCATAATAGATGGGGCCAATTATTGGCAAAGATTTAGGCACGTCATTTTACCAACGGTTAGCAAGCCGATAGCTTTTGCTACTATACTAACTAGCGCAGCTAGCTTCCAATATTTCATGGTGCCTTACCTGTATAACGCTGGCCTATTCGAAGACAAGTTCATCCTGCTCTATGGATTCAGGAAGGCCTTTGGAGCGACTCCCCATTATGGAAGGGCAACCGCCGTAATGGTAATTGCAACCATGGTTCTAGCTATTTACATGTACATCAACGTTAAGATAACTAGGCTCCAGGAGGGTGCTAAAGAATGA
- a CDS encoding zinc ribbon domain-containing protein: MDVKDPLMAAFPVAKRLWKAIIKNRRFVELSEVADILEEVGLKKACFGDGLLLFRNRDVIALLVPRNGMIIIDFISATGELSDALELVAYLDKEIECYVIEILPASEFEEENIGVEPVIIDANTFELKSYPVLGEFEERKNLILHVDRETFDLWKESGKLSICPVCGGRLKWKGERAICTDCGVEVVVDEER; the protein is encoded by the coding sequence ATGGACGTGAAGGATCCCCTAATGGCGGCTTTTCCAGTGGCCAAGAGACTTTGGAAGGCGATAATTAAAAACAGGAGGTTCGTCGAACTAAGTGAAGTTGCGGATATATTGGAGGAAGTAGGGCTCAAGAAGGCATGTTTCGGGGATGGATTGTTACTATTTAGGAATAGGGACGTCATAGCACTTTTGGTTCCCAGGAATGGCATGATAATAATCGACTTTATCTCCGCCACTGGAGAATTGAGCGACGCATTGGAACTTGTGGCTTACTTAGATAAAGAAATAGAGTGCTACGTAATCGAGATATTGCCGGCCAGTGAGTTTGAAGAGGAGAACATTGGAGTTGAGCCTGTCATAATAGATGCAAATACCTTTGAGCTTAAGAGCTATCCAGTTTTAGGCGAATTCGAAGAGAGGAAGAACTTGATCCTCCACGTAGATAGGGAGACCTTTGACCTCTGGAAGGAAAGTGGAAAGCTAAGTATTTGCCCTGTTTGTGGGGGTAGACTAAAGTGGAAAGGAGAGAGAGCAATATGCACCGATTGTGGAGTGGAGGTGGTGGTTGATGAGGAACGTTAA
- a CDS encoding alpha-amylase/4-alpha-glucanotransferase domain-containing protein — protein sequence MPRINFIFGIHNHQPLGNFGWVMEEAYEKAYRPFLEILEEYPNMKVAIHISGILVEWLEENKPDYIDLLKSLVRKGQVEIVVAGFYEPVLAAIPKEDRLEQIYLLKEWAKKIGYDAKGLWLTERVWQPELVKTLREAGIEYVVVDDYHFMSAGLSKDQLFWPYYTEDGGEVITVFPIDEKLRYLIPFRPVDKVISYLHSLASEDESKVAVFHDDGEKFGIWPMTYEWVYEKGWLREFFDRVSSDEAINIMLYSEYLQKFKPKGLVYLPIASYFEMSEWSLPAQQAKLFVEFVEKLKELNMFERYRVFVRGGIWKNFFYKYPEANYMHKRMLMLSRLLRDNPSARRFVLRAQCNDAYWHGVFGGIYLPHLRRAIWSNLIKAHSHLEPKNKILDVDFDGREEVFLENDNFIIVVKPHYGGSIFELSSKRRAVNYADVIARRWEHYHNLGESESDDNENQEGVSSIHEIGKRIPEDIRKELAYDRYRRGILQDHFFSANETLDRYRLAKYWELGDFIEGVYNYEVGNGLVLWRRGKVLNVTVDVKKSIEVREDGFSVRYTVLSEEDIEALFGIELNIAVHSIKESPEELIGKRIKVNDKYGVGEFEIVLNKKARIWKYPVKTLSQSEAGWDYIQQGVSYTIIYPINGRLDIELYFREL from the coding sequence ATGCCCAGGATAAACTTCATATTCGGCATCCATAACCACCAACCCTTGGGAAACTTTGGTTGGGTGATGGAAGAGGCCTATGAGAAAGCCTATAGACCGTTTTTGGAGATACTTGAAGAGTACCCTAACATGAAGGTTGCAATCCACATAAGTGGAATACTCGTGGAATGGTTAGAGGAGAACAAGCCGGATTATATTGACTTACTGAAATCCTTGGTTAGGAAGGGTCAAGTTGAAATAGTGGTGGCAGGTTTCTATGAACCAGTGCTTGCAGCTATTCCCAAGGAGGATAGGCTTGAGCAAATATATTTGTTAAAAGAATGGGCGAAGAAGATAGGGTACGATGCAAAGGGTCTTTGGCTGACTGAAAGGGTCTGGCAACCTGAGCTCGTTAAAACGTTAAGGGAAGCTGGAATAGAATATGTTGTAGTTGATGACTACCATTTTATGAGTGCAGGTCTTTCGAAGGATCAGCTATTTTGGCCTTATTATACTGAGGATGGGGGAGAGGTCATAACGGTATTCCCAATAGATGAAAAGCTTAGGTACTTGATCCCATTTAGACCCGTTGATAAAGTCATCAGCTATCTCCATTCATTGGCAAGTGAAGATGAAAGTAAAGTTGCCGTTTTCCATGACGATGGGGAGAAGTTCGGAATATGGCCCATGACATATGAATGGGTGTATGAGAAGGGCTGGTTGAGGGAGTTCTTTGACAGGGTTTCCAGTGATGAAGCTATCAATATCATGCTATACTCAGAGTACCTTCAGAAATTCAAGCCTAAGGGCCTAGTTTACCTCCCGATAGCTTCTTACTTCGAGATGAGCGAGTGGTCTCTGCCGGCTCAGCAGGCTAAGCTCTTTGTGGAGTTCGTAGAGAAACTTAAGGAGCTTAACATGTTTGAGAGGTATAGAGTGTTCGTTAGGGGTGGAATTTGGAAGAACTTCTTCTATAAGTATCCAGAGGCAAATTACATGCACAAGAGGATGTTAATGCTTAGTAGGCTCCTTAGAGATAACCCGAGTGCAAGGAGATTCGTGCTTAGGGCTCAATGTAACGATGCTTACTGGCATGGTGTTTTCGGAGGAATTTACCTTCCACATCTGAGGAGGGCCATTTGGAGCAATTTAATCAAAGCTCACTCTCACTTAGAGCCAAAAAATAAAATTCTTGATGTCGATTTTGATGGGAGGGAGGAAGTGTTCCTGGAAAATGATAATTTCATTATCGTTGTGAAGCCTCACTATGGTGGTTCCATCTTTGAGTTAAGTTCGAAGAGGAGGGCAGTAAATTATGCTGACGTAATAGCTAGAAGATGGGAGCACTATCACAACCTTGGGGAGTCAGAGTCTGATGATAATGAAAACCAAGAAGGCGTGTCGAGCATTCATGAAATTGGGAAGAGAATTCCAGAGGATATAAGGAAAGAGCTAGCATATGACAGATATAGGAGGGGGATCCTGCAAGATCATTTCTTCTCAGCCAATGAAACATTGGATCGCTATAGGCTAGCTAAGTATTGGGAGCTTGGTGACTTCATTGAGGGTGTTTACAATTACGAAGTAGGGAATGGGCTTGTATTGTGGAGGAGGGGCAAGGTATTGAATGTTACTGTCGATGTCAAGAAATCAATTGAGGTCAGAGAGGATGGATTCTCCGTTCGCTATACAGTTTTATCAGAAGAGGATATAGAAGCTCTATTTGGCATTGAGCTTAACATAGCAGTCCATAGTATCAAGGAGTCCCCAGAGGAGTTAATCGGCAAAAGAATAAAGGTGAATGATAAGTATGGAGTTGGAGAGTTTGAAATAGTTCTTAATAAGAAGGCAAGGATTTGGAAATATCCTGTAAAAACTTTAAGTCAAAGCGAAGCTGGTTGGGATTATATCCAACAAGGAGTTAGTTATACTATCATATATCCAATTAATGGAAGACTCGATATTGAGTTGTATTTTAGGGAGCTTTAA
- a CDS encoding sugar ABC transporter permease, producing the protein MIKRRDFLRTILMTGLALFVMFIILFPVYYIFTVSIKPVSTLATTEIELIPKNVTLDAYKDVLFGFQGSKLVGNFSGTISGLGEVKNGRLIIRNAEIEGVIKKGPFTILKFRIPVPIVSGSTQSNENLKGEFRGRIEGVLTITKINRDSSIGFGIIKDAKVSGSINGNEISGVLRPIIVRNKGEAKLTNLGKFVNSVFFHHLKNSLILALLTVTLTLLFVVPAAYAFSRLKFFGREHVLYFYLMFTQVAGGLGIAGLIALYGIMVKLGLFNKLPALALVYAAGSVPFNTWLLKSYIDSINPDFDEAALIDGATYLQIIRYVLLPMALPGIATVAVMSFIGGWTEFILASLLLEQANQPLSVWIYTLMGGIGRGIDWNYFAAATLLFALPVFVMFMLAQKYIRSGLTLGGLKE; encoded by the coding sequence ATGATCAAGCGAAGAGATTTCCTTAGAACGATACTAATGACTGGACTTGCACTCTTCGTCATGTTCATAATCTTATTCCCGGTTTACTATATCTTTACGGTTTCGATAAAGCCGGTTTCGACCTTGGCTACTACTGAAATTGAGTTGATACCGAAGAATGTAACGTTAGATGCCTATAAAGACGTTCTATTCGGATTCCAGGGAAGCAAATTAGTGGGGAACTTCTCTGGGACTATCTCTGGGTTAGGGGAAGTTAAGAACGGAAGGCTAATTATACGTAATGCCGAGATCGAGGGTGTAATTAAAAAGGGACCGTTTACGATCTTGAAGTTTAGGATTCCGGTTCCTATAGTTTCGGGATCAACGCAATCGAATGAAAACCTCAAAGGAGAATTTAGGGGGAGAATTGAGGGGGTACTAACGATAACTAAAATAAACAGGGATTCTAGCATAGGGTTTGGGATAATAAAGGACGCTAAAGTATCGGGAAGCATAAATGGAAATGAGATTTCAGGTGTCTTAAGGCCAATAATAGTGAGGAATAAAGGGGAAGCTAAGCTGACGAATCTTGGCAAGTTCGTTAATTCAGTATTCTTCCACCATTTAAAGAATAGCCTAATTTTGGCGTTGCTAACAGTAACTTTGACACTCCTCTTCGTGGTTCCAGCGGCATATGCATTTTCTCGACTTAAGTTCTTTGGCCGAGAGCATGTCTTGTATTTCTACCTGATGTTTACCCAAGTTGCAGGAGGATTGGGAATAGCTGGATTGATAGCCCTTTATGGAATAATGGTTAAGCTTGGACTTTTCAACAAGTTGCCAGCACTAGCTTTAGTGTATGCAGCTGGAAGTGTTCCATTTAATACATGGTTGCTCAAAAGTTACATTGATTCCATAAATCCGGATTTCGATGAGGCCGCCTTGATTGATGGTGCGACTTATCTTCAAATAATAAGGTACGTTCTATTGCCAATGGCGTTACCAGGAATAGCTACGGTTGCCGTGATGTCGTTCATAGGCGGATGGACCGAGTTTATCTTGGCGAGTCTTTTACTTGAACAGGCAAATCAACCACTATCGGTCTGGATATATACGTTAATGGGGGGAATAGGAAGAGGTATAGACTGGAACTACTTCGCCGCTGCAACGTTGTTGTTCGCGCTTCCGGTTTTCGTGATGTTTATGCTCGCCCAGAAATATATTAGGAGTGGCTTAACGCTTGGAGGTTTGAAAGAATGA
- a CDS encoding glucodextranase DOMON-like domain-containing protein produces the protein MRGKFRALFVLVIFVISVLGPGIKSVNAAEPKPLNVIIVWHQHQPYYYDPILGVYTRPWVRLHAANNYWKMAHYLSKYPDVHVTIDLSGSLIAQIADYMRGKKDIHQIITEKIAKGEPLTVEEKWFMLQAPGGFFDHTIPWNGEPVADKNGNPYRRFWRRYTQLKDKMLDAKNKYSNLPLEEQKIAVTSEFTEQDYIDLAVLFNLAWIDYDYIMNTPELKALYDKVDTGGYTRKDVETVLKHQMWLLNHTFEEHEKINLLLGNGNVEVTVVPYTHPIGPILNDFGWYEDFDAQVKKANELYKEYLGAGKVTPKGGWAAESALNDKTLEILAENGWKWVMTDQLVLEKLGVPKTIESYYKPWVAQFGDKKIYLFPRNHDLSDRVGFRYAGMNQYDAVKNFVEELLKIQKQNYDGSLVYVITLDGENPWEHYPFDGKLFLEELYRQLEELQKKGLIRTVTPSEYIEMFGDKANKLTPKMMKRLDFTTEDNVNALLKAKTLGELYDMVGVTEEMQWPESSWIDGTLSTWIGEPQENIAWYWLYLARKALFENKDNVKDWNKAYEYLFRAEGSDWFWWYGRDQNSMQDYVFDRYFKLYLYEIYKLAGLEPPSYLFGNYYPDGEPYIVRALVGLPEGVKKNWSSLSPLAKGIEVYFDDEGLHFVVLTNRSFEISIYEPEKIIGNTFTVLQKKPEEFRYSEVPFSKDSVGLLITTHITVKGERGEVFKATSYDNYKKVGEVKVNAINGGYEVVVPFDYIETPSDFYFAVSTINDNGSLEIITTPIHLKLPKEIEGTLITEIKDIEGDDHGPGNYTYATDKVFVEHHLDLLKVRLLERPNSYVFEFYFKELGDNPWNAPYGFSLQIMEVYLDYKEGGNTSAIKMFPDGPGSNVDLDPEHPWDVALRIAGWDYGNIIVLANGTTYQGEMKISADPVKNRIIVEVPKKYLPKVPEFMAVLVGSQDGFGPDKWRPVSVKAEQWVGGGAPADAVIAGVAPRVYDLLVPEGFEPTQEEQLSSFDPKAGKRAVVKMIPVKAKTNVIVDMKDIEGDDHGPGTYTYATDKVFVEHHLDLLRFRMLDTGDTYTLEFYFKELGDNPWNAPYGFSLQIIEVYLDFKEGGNTSAIKMFPDGPGSNVDLDPEHPWDVALRIAGWDYGNIIVPANGTVYTGEMKISADPIKNAIIVEVPKKFISLDKNYGLYGAVLVGSQDGFGPDKWRPVSVKAEQWVGGGASAEAVIAGVAPRVYDLLVPQGFRPTQEEQLSSFDPKAGKRAIVKMIPLWSVPKEEKPSQTGTTTTRTPTKTSTPTPEKTTPKTTKTKTETKESPSPSQTPPSAGAPPSGEERTTQKTGGICGPAFVLVIVAIVAIARKRF, from the coding sequence ATGAGGGGGAAATTTAGGGCTTTGTTCGTTTTAGTAATATTTGTAATTAGCGTACTAGGGCCAGGAATTAAAAGCGTAAACGCAGCAGAACCAAAACCATTAAATGTGATAATCGTTTGGCATCAGCACCAACCGTACTATTATGACCCAATTTTAGGCGTTTACACGAGACCTTGGGTTAGACTTCATGCGGCAAATAATTACTGGAAGATGGCCCACTATCTATCGAAGTATCCAGATGTCCATGTCACAATAGACCTCTCTGGCTCATTGATAGCGCAAATAGCTGATTATATGAGAGGAAAGAAGGACATACACCAGATAATAACTGAGAAGATAGCCAAAGGAGAGCCATTAACTGTTGAAGAAAAATGGTTCATGCTTCAGGCTCCTGGAGGGTTCTTTGATCATACGATACCGTGGAACGGAGAACCGGTAGCCGATAAAAACGGGAACCCCTATAGGAGATTCTGGAGGAGGTATACCCAGCTTAAAGACAAGATGCTCGATGCAAAAAACAAGTATTCAAATCTACCTCTGGAAGAACAGAAAATTGCCGTTACTAGTGAATTTACTGAACAGGACTACATTGACTTGGCGGTACTCTTCAACCTTGCTTGGATAGATTATGATTACATAATGAATACCCCGGAACTCAAGGCTCTATATGATAAGGTTGATACCGGTGGATACACGAGAAAAGACGTTGAAACTGTACTTAAACACCAGATGTGGTTACTAAATCACACGTTTGAAGAGCATGAAAAGATCAACTTGCTACTAGGAAACGGAAATGTTGAGGTGACCGTCGTTCCATATACTCACCCAATCGGGCCAATCCTGAACGATTTCGGGTGGTACGAAGACTTCGATGCCCAAGTTAAGAAGGCCAATGAATTATATAAAGAATATCTGGGGGCAGGGAAAGTTACACCAAAAGGTGGATGGGCAGCTGAGAGTGCTCTCAATGATAAGACATTAGAGATACTTGCAGAGAATGGCTGGAAATGGGTTATGACTGATCAGTTGGTTCTAGAGAAGCTAGGAGTTCCTAAAACAATTGAAAGTTACTATAAGCCCTGGGTTGCTCAGTTTGGGGATAAGAAGATTTACCTGTTCCCCAGGAATCATGACCTTAGCGATCGTGTAGGATTTAGGTATGCCGGAATGAATCAATATGATGCCGTGAAGAACTTCGTAGAGGAACTTTTGAAGATTCAAAAGCAGAATTATGATGGTTCTTTAGTCTACGTTATAACCTTGGATGGCGAGAATCCCTGGGAGCACTATCCCTTTGATGGTAAACTCTTCTTGGAGGAGCTTTATAGGCAATTGGAAGAGTTACAGAAGAAGGGCCTAATAAGAACGGTTACTCCGAGCGAGTACATAGAGATGTTCGGGGATAAGGCGAACAAGCTAACTCCAAAGATGATGAAGAGGCTTGATTTCACGACGGAAGATAATGTTAATGCTTTACTAAAGGCAAAGACATTGGGCGAACTGTACGATATGGTTGGAGTTACCGAGGAAATGCAGTGGCCGGAGTCCAGTTGGATAGATGGGACCTTATCAACTTGGATCGGTGAACCCCAGGAGAATATAGCTTGGTACTGGCTTTATTTGGCAAGGAAAGCTTTATTCGAAAATAAAGACAACGTGAAAGATTGGAACAAGGCTTACGAATACCTCTTTAGGGCAGAGGGAAGCGATTGGTTTTGGTGGTATGGAAGGGATCAGAACAGTATGCAGGATTACGTCTTTGACAGGTACTTCAAGTTGTACCTTTATGAGATCTATAAATTGGCTGGACTGGAACCTCCGAGCTATTTGTTTGGAAATTACTACCCAGATGGTGAGCCTTACATAGTTAGAGCTCTTGTGGGGCTACCAGAAGGTGTTAAGAAGAACTGGTCCAGCTTGTCACCACTAGCAAAGGGTATCGAGGTATATTTTGATGACGAGGGATTGCACTTTGTAGTTCTTACCAATAGGAGCTTTGAGATCAGTATTTACGAGCCTGAGAAAATAATTGGGAATACCTTCACAGTGCTTCAGAAGAAACCTGAAGAATTTAGATACTCTGAAGTTCCATTCTCCAAGGATAGTGTTGGTCTCCTAATAACGACCCATATAACTGTAAAAGGTGAAAGAGGAGAGGTATTCAAGGCCACTAGCTACGATAACTACAAGAAAGTTGGAGAGGTTAAAGTGAATGCCATTAATGGCGGTTACGAAGTTGTAGTGCCATTCGACTACATTGAAACTCCCTCGGACTTTTACTTCGCCGTGTCAACGATAAACGACAATGGAAGCCTTGAAATAATAACCACACCAATTCACCTTAAGTTGCCAAAGGAGATCGAAGGGACGCTGATAACTGAAATTAAGGACATAGAAGGTGACGATCACGGGCCTGGAAACTACACCTATGCCACGGACAAAGTGTTCGTTGAGCATCACCTGGACTTGCTGAAGGTTAGACTACTTGAGAGACCAAATTCTTACGTCTTTGAGTTCTATTTCAAGGAGCTTGGTGATAACCCGTGGAACGCTCCTTACGGATTCAGCCTCCAAATAATGGAAGTGTATCTCGATTACAAGGAAGGCGGCAATACCTCTGCAATTAAGATGTTCCCAGATGGGCCTGGAAGTAACGTTGATTTAGACCCAGAGCATCCCTGGGACGTTGCTTTAAGGATTGCAGGATGGGACTATGGAAATATTATCGTTCTGGCTAATGGAACCACATATCAAGGAGAAATGAAGATATCTGCAGACCCCGTTAAAAATAGGATAATCGTTGAGGTTCCAAAGAAATACTTACCTAAGGTTCCGGAGTTCATGGCAGTATTAGTTGGATCTCAAGACGGTTTTGGCCCTGACAAGTGGAGGCCTGTTTCAGTTAAGGCTGAGCAGTGGGTCGGGGGAGGCGCTCCTGCAGATGCAGTTATCGCGGGAGTTGCTCCAAGGGTTTATGATCTCTTGGTTCCTGAAGGGTTTGAGCCTACTCAGGAGGAGCAACTTAGTAGCTTCGATCCAAAGGCCGGAAAGAGGGCAGTAGTGAAAATGATTCCAGTGAAGGCAAAGACAAACGTAATCGTTGATATGAAAGATATCGAAGGCGATGACCACGGGCCTGGAACCTACACTTATGCTACGGACAAAGTGTTCGTTGAGCATCACCTAGACCTATTGAGGTTTAGGATGCTAGACACGGGGGATACTTACACCTTAGAGTTTTACTTCAAGGAGCTTGGGGACAATCCATGGAATGCTCCTTACGGATTCAGTCTTCAGATAATAGAAGTATACTTGGACTTTAAAGAGGGAGGTAATACTTCCGCGATCAAGATGTTCCCAGATGGACCAGGCAGTAACGTTGACTTAGACCCAGAACATCCCTGGGACGTTGCATTAAGAATTGCCGGTTGGGACTATGGAAATATCATCGTCCCAGCGAACGGGACTGTGTACACGGGAGAAATGAAAATATCGGCGGATCCTATTAAGAACGCAATAATCGTTGAAGTTCCGAAGAAATTCATAAGCCTTGACAAGAATTATGGCCTTTATGGTGCCGTATTAGTTGGATCCCAGGATGGCTTTGGGCCAGATAAATGGAGACCTGTTTCAGTTAAGGCGGAACAATGGGTAGGAGGAGGAGCTTCTGCTGAGGCAGTGATAGCTGGCGTGGCTCCAAGGGTTTATGATCTTTTGGTTCCTCAAGGATTTAGGCCTACTCAGGAGGAGCAACTTAGTAGCTTTGATCCAAAGGCCGGAAAGAGGGCAATAGTGAAAATGATTCCTCTATGGAGCGTGCCTAAGGAGGAGAAGCCCTCACAAACTGGGACCACTACAACAAGAACGCCCACAAAAACGTCAACTCCCACTCCAGAAAAAACGACCCCAAAAACAACGAAGACTAAAACTGAGACCAAAGAGTCACCATCACCATCCCAAACCCCTCCATCAGCAGGAGCACCTCCTTCAGGGGAAGAAAGAACAACGCAAAAGACTGGTGGAATATGTGGCCCAGCGTTTGTTCTAGTCATAGTGGCCATCGTGGCAATTGCCAGAAAACGTTTTTAG